The region GTCctgtcttctttatctttctgCCCTGTTCTCTAGAAACATGCCAGAGGGAGGCTAAGACAGCAAGGCaagaggctgagcaagccctCAGAGAGCAAGATGGAGCCCTGACTCAGCTTCGTGCCCACGTGGCAGACATGGAGGCTAAATATGAGGAAATCTTGCATGTAAGGACCACTACCTGTCGGACAGCTTCTAATTGCCTCATAACCCTCCGTCTCTATGCCCCCAATTAGTGTGGTGACCCATAACCTAAGGGAGCCATGCTCTGTCCCAAGTGTGAACAGAAGATCCAACCATTGACAGAGCCagtggcctgtaatcccagtacttgggtagctaaggcaggaagattttgagttcaaggccaagatGAGCTAGAAAGTACTATGCACCCGCTACACGGTGAGATCTAGGAGGCTTTAGGTTCAAAATGATCAGGGGATTCCTTTGTTATATGGTGACACTATATGCCAAAGTAAGGATATAGGTCAGTGGTAGTGGTCTAGCCTCTAGCCTAGTATGCAAGGCCACGGGTTCAATTCCAGGCACAGAGGTGgggcaggggagaggaagaggagtggggaaAAGAAGGAGCAGGGAAGGAAAGGAGTGGCACAGGCTCACAATCCTGCTATTCTGGAGAATAAAGCAGAGGAATCataggttcaaggccaacctaggtacaaagttcaaggccagcataggcAGCAATAGActgtatctcaaaataaaaattaaaaagagaactgGATACACAGCTCGGGAACATggtacttgtctagcatgtgggAGGCTTTAGGTTCAATCCTGAGTGTTGTGTgttgggcagagagagagagagaatgggcagGAACCAGGCATGATGGGTAATGGTTCACATCTGAAATCTAgcatctagcacttgggaagctgaggcaggagaattttgagttcaaaaccagcctggactacaaagcaagGTTATCttacaaagagaaggaaagaaggaagaaaggaaggaagggaaggaagaaggagaagccaTTGGTGAAGAACTCTTACTAACCAAGCCGGGTAACCTGAGGCAATGTTCACCCTTCCTGCCCTCCCTGGGAGCTGAAAGCTTGCTGTTCACAGGACAACCTGGACTGTTTATTGGCCAAGCTGAGAGTGGTTAAGCCTCACTGGGATGCAGCTACGCTGAGACTCCACACCAAACACAAGGAGCAGTTACGGCAATTTGGTCTCAACCCCCTGGATCTTTGAGGCCAGTGGCCTCTAACCTCTAAGGCCTATAAATAAAGCAACTTGATGTAGAATTCAATAGAACTGTGTGGACTGTGGCCTTTGGCAGTGAGGACATCTATGTTCTGGGTTGATCCATTGTCCTAAACCCTGAGTGGTAAAGAACAATGTTCTAAATCCTTTCTTACAGAAACTAGACCCTATTCCCTTAAGCCTGGATCACCCTTGGTCCCTTTAAACTACCTTGGCTTAAATGGgtatggtggcgcacgcctttaatccccacacctgggaggcagaggcaggtgaatctctgagtttgaggccagcctggtctacaaagtgagttgtaggacagccagggctacacagagaaaccctgtcttgacaaaacaaaactatcttGGTTTTTCCTGACCAATAAAACACAAAgctagatttgtgtgtgtgtgtgtgtgtgtgtgtgtgtgtgtacatatgcatacatttacttatttacttatttatttagactGTAGCATATCTATACTAAGctcatacagaggtcagaggatgacttccaggagctggttctctccttctaccgtgTGGTTCTGGTGAGTgagctcaggctgtcaggcttagaaccagcacctttacctactgagctgtctcaccgGCCAACTGGGAAAGGCTGTAACAGGACGTTACAGTAGCCAAGAACCAGCTCCCAAGATTCTAAGGTATCCAGTAGAAGGAAAATACGTCTCCAATCCTTCTGCCGCATGACAACAGAGTCACACGTAACCCATGTTCTCAATGGCTTCCATCCTAAGTAGCTCCACAGCATCATCTTCTTGAGCAGAACTTCATCTTTGGGGCACAGCTCCCCAAAATTTCCACATAACATCCTACGGAGTCCCAGGCTCCCCCATGAGTTCGCCTTGGAGAAGGTTCCCCGGCAGTCCTGTGATCAGTGGTGTCTGAATCCTCCAGCTCCCACTTCCAACTTAGAGAGACCATTCCTGGCTCCCTCCACCTCAGGGTGCAGAGCAAGGGCAGGGGGACCACTAGGCAAGTCTATGCCAGTAAGTCTATGCCAAGCAGGGATGTCCTATAGCAATTCTGAAGCCAGAGTCCAGTCCTACACACAGATAGAAGAAGGGAGTCAGTCTGGGACCAGAGAGTTCATTTTCCTGCCCCAACATGGTCAGAAATAGAACTCTGTCCACAGATCCTTCTGTCCCCACCTCCTGTGACCAACAGTTCCTTCTTGCACATCCCACACAGCTACCCATGAACCCTCCTCTGTGCCCTTCTCATAATTCCATCTCTCTTTGACTTCACCTCTCCAGACTCCGAGGAAATCCAGGCTTCTAAATCCTGTGGATTCCTAGCTGCCAGCTTCAGGCAGAGGGGTGGCTCGGCCTCAGCCAGCTGCTGAAGCCTATCCAGGTCACTGTCTCCACCCACAGGATACCCgttcatctccaaaattttatcTCCCATTTGCAGCCCTGCCCGGGCAGCTGAGCCTCCTGGGGTCACCTGGCAGTGTAGAGGGATACACGAAAGTGTTGGTCAGGTGTTCTAAGGCTGGGCAGATTGGGGGGCAGAGAAAGGTAGGTGGTGAATGATGGGTAAATTCCAAGACACATGATGCTACATCAGTCACCTGGGAGATGAAAAGACAAGGCCCACTGGCTACACAACAGAGTCTGAATCCATAGCCACCTCCAGGCCCAGGGTATAAGAAGCATTGGCGGGAGCCAGCAAGGCCAGAAGGCTCAACTGTGTCTTCAACTGGAAGATCCTTGGTTGCTGCCAGAGGAGGGGCAGCAATCTCGGTGTTCTccaagaagaggaggggagacaggcgtacctgggggttggggggcgggggggagaacTGGTGGCACCTAAGCCCTGTTCCATTCATGCCCTCTCCCCAACcctgtcacatacacataccatgtTGAAGAAGCGGTCAGCCTCAGGATCGACCACAATGAGGGAGACACAAGAACCCTGTGCTCGGATCCTAGACACTGTTTCCTCATGGCCCAGCCCATCCACGCTTTCCCCAGCCACGGCCACCAGGCGGTCTCCAGCCTTCATCCCGGCCTTGTCAGCTGGCAGTCCTGGATCCACCTCCCACAAGAACTGCCCTGGGACATAGACATCTTTACTGCTCTCCCCTGGTTCATGCCCATGCTCTCCCAGGAACTAACCCCATAGGATGTGGGAGGATGCCATTGGGGGCTGTGGGGCACCTCTCATGGACACTGAAAAGCATACAGTTAGATGTGTATGACCAGCCTAACGTCCAGTTTCCTACCCACCTCCAGAGCTGCCACTCACCAAGTCGACCGTCCAGGCCCTTTTCTTCGCGGAGCAGGAACCCAAAGCCTTGAGGCCCTTTCTCTATGTTTAGACACCGGGGCTTGGcaggcaatgcccagccttcTGCCAGGGGTGCAGCAAGAG is a window of Arvicanthis niloticus isolate mArvNil1 chromosome 26, mArvNil1.pat.X, whole genome shotgun sequence DNA encoding:
- the Nherf4 gene encoding Na(+)/H(+) exchange regulatory cofactor NHE-RF4; translated protein: MEAAADLRDTALLTQKFKFNPRLGIDNPVLSLAEDQSDPWNLHRPRFCLLSKEEEKSFGFHLQQQIGKADHVVCRVDPGTSAQRQGLREGDRILAVNNIRVAHEDYAVVVRYIRASGPRVLLTVLAQNVHDVARAQRESDAFLCPTLASGVRPRLCHVVKDEGGFGFSVTHGARGPFWLVLSAGGAAERAGVPPGARLLEMNGVSVEKFTYNQLNRKLGQSGDRVTLLVAGPEVEEQCHQLGMPLAAPLAEGWALPAKPRCLNIEKGPQGFGFLLREEKGLDGRLGQFLWEVDPGLPADKAGMKAGDRLVAVAGESVDGLGHEETVSRIRAQGSCVSLIVVDPEADRFFNMVRLSPLLFLENTEIAAPPLAATKDLPVEDTVEPSGLAGSRQCFLYPGPGGGYGFRLCCVASGPCLFISQVTPGGSAARAGLQMGDKILEMNGYPVGGDSDLDRLQQLAEAEPPLCLKLAARNPQDLEAWISSESGEDWTLASELL
- the Drc12 gene encoding dynein regulatory complex protein 12 isoform X3, translated to MPPKAKGKGRKAGAGAKKKNSSPGVEAEAKHRLVILEKELLQDRLEMSRQRRALQEELGTRSRQLEEEVRGLREQLETCQREAKTARQEAEQALREQDGALTQLRAHVADMEAKYEEILHDNLDCLLAKLRVVKPHWDAATLRLHTKHKEQLRQFGLNPLDL
- the Drc12 gene encoding dynein regulatory complex protein 12 isoform X2, giving the protein MPPKAKGKGRKAGAGAKKKNSSPGVEAEAKHRLVILEKELLQDRLALQREEARRAKASEDRLKQRVQELEAELERTQSEGKVAYAETCQREAKTARQEAEQALREQDGALTQLRAHVADMEAKYEEILHDNLDCLLAKLRVVKPHWDAATLRLHTKHKEQLRQFGLNPLDL